Sequence from the Pecten maximus chromosome 8, xPecMax1.1, whole genome shotgun sequence genome:
CAGTACCACCGTCTCCAGTACTACCGTCACCAGTACCACCGTCTCCAGTATTACCGTCTCCAGTACTACCGTCACCAGTACCACCGTCTCCAGTACCACCGTCTCCAGTACTACAGTCTCCCGTACCACCGTCTCTAGTACTACAGTCTCCAGTACCACCGTCACCAGTACCACCGTCTCCAGTACCACCGTCTCCAGTACCACCGTCTCCAGTACTACCGTCACCAGTACCACCGTCTCCTCCGTATAACCGTCTCCAGTACCGTCCCAGTACACCAAGTCTCCAGTACTACCGTCTCCAGTACTACCGTCTCCAGTACTACCGTCTCCAGTACTACCGTCTCCAGTACCACCGTCTCCAGTACTACCGTCTCCAGTACCACCGTCTCCAGTACTACCGTCTCCAGTACTACCGTCTCCAGTACCACCGTCTCCAGTACAACGTCTCCAGTACCACCGTTTCCAGTATTACCGTCTCCAGTACTACCGTCACCAGTACTACAGTCTCCAGTACCACCGTCACCAGTACCACCGTCTCCAGTACCACCGTCACCAGTACCACCGTCTCCAGTACCACCGTTTCCAGTACCACCGTCACCAGTACCACCGTCTCCAGTACCACCGTCTCCAGTACAACAGTCTCCAATACTACCATCTCCAGTACCACCGTCACCAGTACTACAGTCTCCAGTACTACCGTCTCCAGTACCACCGTCACCAGTACTACCGTCACCAGTACTACTGTACCACCGTCACCAGTATTACCGTCTCCATTACCACCGTCACCAGTACCACCGTCTCCAGTACTACCATCTCCAGTACCACCGTCTCCAGTACTCAGTACATGTTGTCGCCTTTTGTTCCCCCACATTACGACATACTGTCAAAAATCACACGTACAGCGTCCTATTTGGATAAGGCAGTTTTCGATTGTGTGAAAGATATTTGCATTGAAAGTCTTTAAACGTCTATTGTGTGGTATGCCAGACATTAGTCATTAAATAAagtacattttttcataaacGAAGTCATGATGCTTGATGGTTGTGAAAAGTTGATTGTAGGAACACTTTCTTGTTTGGTTTTGCCACTTTGATTTCAATGTGGTGTGATGTTATTATGAGCGATATTTTCCCCCATTACAGCTGATGCTGACTTAATTGCCTAGTGGCCTTGTTGGTAATATCTAAtctgtacattttgtatgtgtgtttaagTGGTATGTGGTGACAGTGCGACAGGTACCACGGCGTACAGAGACAAGGGTAAACTTACCGTATCTATTTATATTGTAGGTGCaaacttaaatatatttattttacaacacttgagaaataagatatataaacttatattacaCTCTTGTTTGCCCGGACGGAATCGCGTCAGGAGTCTTACTTCGAGAGGAAGCCAGCAGCGATAAAGTAGCTCTAGATGACGGACGGACAGTTTCTAGTGTAGTTCTGGTATGGAATACCTGGGTAAAAACACCACGTGGTCAGTCAGGTAACTTCATACCTTTTCACGACCCGACCCCACATAGAGTAAAGTCAAGTTTCTCACAATTCGGGAGAATTATCTAACGTAACTGTACAGTCCGACATACCGGATGTACAGTCCGAACGTccgtatgtacatgtacagtccGACATACTACTGTATGTCGGACAGGTCCTTTCTGTAAAAAACTGTTTAGAAAAACAAGGACGTATCTCAAACATGGATGCCTAGAAGTAAAGGCCGTGTATAATGAATTACAATTCCGATTGAGCTTTTTTCTTATAGAATTTGTACTTTATATCAATCGAAATGGTCTTCTTTAAAATCGTAGATTATCTCACAGGAAACATTCATTCACTTAGAATTATTTTGCTTACAATTAAAGTTTATTCTCAAAACCTCAAAACCCGAGTTTGTACTTCTAGGCCGTCCTTGTCGAAGATACGTCCATGTTTCCCTAAACAATGGAGTGCCGTAATATATTTGTTCTGACGTCCGAATGACGTCACTGTGCTCTGATACATACGTCAATCATTCGAGTCATATCAACGGTTGATATTAAAAAGAATCAATTCagattaaaatcaatttaattgtaaaaatatatttgatgttaGTGTTTTTTGTCTAAGTGACAGAAGATCAATACTTGTGATTTAAAAGGAGTTTTTCAATATTCAGGTATCGATGTATAGACTTTACCAACCTGCCAACATCTTCCCGGTATCTTGATGTTATTAGCTACAGGGAGTCGTTTAGACATCAGGGTTCAATAAGAAGTGATGACGATAAAGGCGAAAACATAAGTATGGACTATATATATCGTGGCTATTCTAATGTATCCCTCATTGACGTCAACGAAATCCACAAGGATGGCACAATCTTTCCAGCGAATGCACATTTTAAGCTGGTATGTTTTCAAAACGAAAAACGTCATATTTACAAAAGAGCCAAGTTAACTACACCATGTCTACATAAATAACACCAAACTACAGCATAAATCAACCAGCGTTTTCGGAGTTATAAAGGTCTAAACTAACAGGACGTAACTCAAAATATGGATGGGGGCGTTCCATAATTCTCTTGttgtaatatattttgaataacaAACTGAATTctaaaaaattgaaatgttaaaaatgcATAATTACCTCAAACGAAATAGTGGGTTTTAAGCATATCAAGAGCCGCATGAAAACAACCGAGGAAAGTTAGACGAGATATGTTACCGTGTTTGTAATATCGAACTAATATAACTTAAAGTTAACTCCTACTAACACAAGAACGTAATGAACTTTGCGGGATAGACCAACCGGATTTTATGAGACCTTTGAATATCAAATCATAATTCGAAATTGAATTCAGAAAAACAGAGAAAGTTGTCAAATTGTATCAAATATTACCATGAATTTCCATATGTAATTATAGCCCATCCTTCCTG
This genomic interval carries:
- the LOC117332275 gene encoding uncharacterized protein LOC117332275, producing the protein MWGNKRRQHVLSTGDGGTGDGSTGDGGTGDGGNGDGNTGDGGTVVLVTVVLVTVVLETVVLETVVLVTVVLEMVVLETVVLETVVLETVVLVTVVLETVVLETVVLVTVVLETVVLVTVVLETVVLVTVVLETVILETVVLETFTGDGSTGDGGTGDGSTGDGGTGDGSTGDGSTGDGSTGDGSTGDLVYWDGTGDGYTEETVVLVTVVLETVVLETVVLETVVLVTVVLETVVLETVVRETVVLETVVLETVVLVTVVLETVILETVVLVTVVLETVVLETVVLETVVLVTDVLETVILETVVLVTVVLETVILETVILETVVLVTVVLVTVVLETVILETVVLETVVLETSTGDGGTGDGNTGDCCTGDGNTGDGGTGDGGTGDCSTGDGGTGDGNTGEGGTGDGSTGDGGTGDGSTGDGSTGDGGTGDGGTVVLVTVVLETVVLETLVLVTVVLETVVLETVVLETVVQ